From the genome of Neodiprion pinetum isolate iyNeoPine1 chromosome 3, iyNeoPine1.2, whole genome shotgun sequence, one region includes:
- the LOC124215392 gene encoding carboxylic ester hydrolase-like isoform X1, which yields MFVCKIGSRSCCYIAAACLLVALLLIAFLTIFGVIPIENGDIPAGEDWMRPETTIPQGRLRGINMVTHLGRRFSAFIGVPFAEPPIGDLRFKQAVPAGPWNGTLDASRMPNACIQNEEKLIGDEDCLYLNVYTPQLPSSPNATLLPVMVYIYGGQFRFGTSTPDRWSPEFLLNKDVILVVPNYRFGILGFLSTADEVSPGNNLLKDIVEALRWTQRNIKYFGGDPNKVTLFGGSSGAACVRLLTLSPLTKGLFHQFMTHSIPQPYPPVPEPYSVAATRATKLGEYLGCPTNTSTTLVNCLRTFNGSYLYETDVLLKDVRTARPTVWYPVVEPDVEGALFTDTPANIIANGEQHDLPWVALLTKEEGIVTTAVYYNRPESFQQFLDNVDSDLISFLRHDVWSADVDAQTAALKSRYLNDLTADRKLLLHNLTDIITDYQFTYHIYNEVKQHANNPAFKSPVYFCTFDYQGTFSYSYKFSDGNTENWGAAHGDELIYLLPGPKEMFASPGSEYTQTDMKVVDAMVELWTSFAINGLPTTAALNDNAIWEPFSSDEKYLQIGNDSDPGIQVKSGFHEERMQFWETFFAAKK from the exons ATGTTTGTATGTAAAATTGGCTCGCGCTCGTGCTGTTATATAGCAGCCGCGTGTCTGCTGGTGGCTCTTTTGCTAATCGCTTTCCTGACAATCTTTGGTGTTATTCCAATTGAAAATGGGGACATTCCCGCTGGCGAGGATTGGATGCGTCCGGAAACGACGATACCTCAAGGAAGACTCAGAGGTATAAATATGGTCACACACCTTGGCAGAAGATTCTCTGCCTTCATTGGAGTTCCGTTTGCCGAGCCACCGATTGGAGATCTCAG GTTTAAACAAGCCGTACCGGCGGGTCCTTGGAATGGGACTCTAGATGCCAGCCGCATGCCTAACGCATGTATTCAGAACGAGGAAAAGCTCATAGGAGATGAGGACTGCCTCTATCTCAATGTCTATACGCCGCAG CTTCCTAGTAGCCCAAATGCTACGTTACTGCCAGTGATGGTCTACATCTATGGTGGACAATTCAGGTTTGGAACGAGCACTCCTGACCGATGGAGTCCAGAATTTCTTCTTAATAAAGACGTGATTCTCGTAGTTCCGAACTATCGTTTCGGAATACTCGGATTTTTGAGTACCGCCGACGAAGTATCGCCTGGAAATAATTTACTAAAAGATATAGTTGAAGCTTTGAGATGGACCCAacgaaacatcaaatatttcgGTGGTGATCCAAATAAAGTAACGCTCTTCGGTGGAAGTTCAGGCGCCGCCTGCGTTCGCCTTTTAACCTTATCTCCTTTAACAAAAG GACTCTTTCACCAATTCATGACACACAGTATACCGCAACCCTATCCTCCTGTTCCTGAACCGTATTCGGTGGCCGCCACGCGTGCCACGAAGTTGGGCGAATACCTTGGTTGTCCAACCAACACGTCAACCACCCTTGTTAACTGTCTCAGGACTTTCAATGGGTCATACTTGTACGAAACAGACGTGCTGTTGAAGGATGTAAGGACGGCCAGGCCTACTGTTTGGTATCCTGTAGTCGAACCTGACGTAGAAGGTGCACTTTTTACGGATACTCCAGCGAATATCATTGCCAATGGAGAACAGCATGATTTGCCGTGGGTGGCCCTTTTAACTAAGGAAGAAGGAATTGTTACAACTGCAG TGTACTATAATAGGCCAGAGTCGTTCCAGCAATTTTTAGACAACGTTGACTCTGACTTAATCAGCTTCTTGAGACACGACGTTTGGTCAGCCGATGTCGATGCCCAAACTGCTGCTCTGAAGTCCCGTTACTTGAACGATCTAACTGCAGACAGAAAGTTG CTACTACACAATTTGACTGACATCATCACTGATTACCAGTTTACCTACCATATTTACAACGAGGTCAAACAACATGCAAACAACCCCGCTTTCAAGAGTCCCGTATACTTTTGCACTTTTGACTACCAAGGCACTTTCAGCTATAGCTATAAGTTTAGTGATGGTAACACGGAGAATTGGGGCGCGGCGCACGGAGACGAGCTGATTTACCTTCTTCCTGGACCAAAGGAAATGTTTGCGTCACCAGGCTCTGAATATACTCAGACTGATATGAAAGTGGTCGACGCTATGGTGGAGCTATGGACATCGTTTGCTATCAACGG GTTGCCGACTACTGCAGCTCTCAATGACAATGCAATTTGGGAACCATTCTCATCAGACGAAAAATATCTTCAGATCGGTAATGACAGCGATCCTGGAATTCAGGTTAAAAGTGGTTTTCACGAAGAGCGAATGCAGTTTTGGGAAACTTTCTTTGCTGCTAAAAAGTAG
- the LOC124215392 gene encoding carboxylic ester hydrolase-like isoform X2: protein MFVCKIGSRSCCYIAAACLLVALLLIAFLTIFGVIPIENGDIPAGEDWMRPETTIPQGRLRGINMVTHLGRRFSAFIGVPFAEPPIGDLRFKQAVPAGPWNGTLDASRMPNACIQNEEKLIGDEDCLYLNVYTPQLPSSPNATLLPVMVYIYGGQFRFGTSTPDRWSPEFLLNKDVILVVPNYRFGILGFLSTADEVSPGNNLLKDIVEALRWTQRNIKYFGGDPNKVTLFGGSSGAACVRLLTLSPLTKGLFHQFMTHSIPQPYPPVPEPYSVAATRATKLGEYLGCPTNTSTTLVNCLRTFNGSYLYETDVLLKDVRTARPTVWYPVVEPDVEGALFTDTPANIIANGEQHDLPWVALLTKEEGIVTTAVYYNRPESFQQFLDNVDSDLISFLRHDVWSADVDAQTAALKSRYLNDLTADRKLLLHNLTDIITDYQFTYHIYNEVKQHANNPAFKSPVYFCTFDYQGTFSYSYKFSDGNTENWGAAHGDELIYLLPGPKEMFASPGSEYTQTDMKVVDAMVELWTSFAINGLPTTAALNDNAIWKPFSSDEKYLQIGNGSDPGIQLKSGFHEERMQFWETFFAAKK, encoded by the exons ATGTTTGTATGTAAAATTGGCTCGCGCTCGTGCTGTTATATAGCAGCCGCGTGTCTGCTGGTGGCTCTTTTGCTAATCGCTTTCCTGACAATCTTTGGTGTTATTCCAATTGAAAATGGGGACATTCCCGCTGGCGAGGATTGGATGCGTCCGGAAACGACGATACCTCAAGGAAGACTCAGAGGTATAAATATGGTCACACACCTTGGCAGAAGATTCTCTGCCTTCATTGGAGTTCCGTTTGCCGAGCCACCGATTGGAGATCTCAG GTTTAAACAAGCCGTACCGGCGGGTCCTTGGAATGGGACTCTAGATGCCAGCCGCATGCCTAACGCATGTATTCAGAACGAGGAAAAGCTCATAGGAGATGAGGACTGCCTCTATCTCAATGTCTATACGCCGCAG CTTCCTAGTAGCCCAAATGCTACGTTACTGCCAGTGATGGTCTACATCTATGGTGGACAATTCAGGTTTGGAACGAGCACTCCTGACCGATGGAGTCCAGAATTTCTTCTTAATAAAGACGTGATTCTCGTAGTTCCGAACTATCGTTTCGGAATACTCGGATTTTTGAGTACCGCCGACGAAGTATCGCCTGGAAATAATTTACTAAAAGATATAGTTGAAGCTTTGAGATGGACCCAacgaaacatcaaatatttcgGTGGTGATCCAAATAAAGTAACGCTCTTCGGTGGAAGTTCAGGCGCCGCCTGCGTTCGCCTTTTAACCTTATCTCCTTTAACAAAAG GACTCTTTCACCAATTCATGACACACAGTATACCGCAACCCTATCCTCCTGTTCCTGAACCGTATTCGGTGGCCGCCACGCGTGCCACGAAGTTGGGCGAATACCTTGGTTGTCCAACCAACACGTCAACCACCCTTGTTAACTGTCTCAGGACTTTCAATGGGTCATACTTGTACGAAACAGACGTGCTGTTGAAGGATGTAAGGACGGCCAGGCCTACTGTTTGGTATCCTGTAGTCGAACCTGACGTAGAAGGTGCACTTTTTACGGATACTCCAGCGAATATCATTGCCAATGGAGAACAGCATGATTTGCCGTGGGTGGCCCTTTTAACTAAGGAAGAAGGAATTGTTACAACTGCAG TGTACTATAATAGGCCAGAGTCGTTCCAGCAATTTTTAGACAACGTTGACTCTGACTTAATCAGCTTCTTGAGACACGACGTTTGGTCAGCCGATGTCGATGCCCAAACTGCTGCTCTGAAGTCCCGTTACTTGAACGATCTAACTGCAGACAGAAAGTTG CTACTACACAATTTGACTGACATCATCACTGATTACCAGTTTACCTACCATATTTACAACGAGGTCAAACAACATGCAAACAACCCCGCTTTCAAGAGTCCCGTATACTTTTGCACTTTTGACTACCAAGGCACTTTCAGCTATAGCTATAAGTTTAGTGATGGTAACACGGAGAATTGGGGCGCGGCGCACGGAGACGAGCTGATTTACCTTCTTCCTGGACCAAAGGAAATGTTTGCGTCACCAGGCTCTGAATATACTCAGACTGATATGAAAGTGGTCGACGCTATGGTGGAGCTATGGACATCGTTTGCTATCAACGG
- the LOC124215389 gene encoding carboxylic ester hydrolase-like — protein MFVCKIGSRSCCYIAAACLLVALLLIAFLTIFGVIPIENGDIPAGEDWMRPETTIPQGRLRGINMVTHLGRRFSAFIGVPFAEPPIGDLRFKQAVPAGPWNGTLDTSRMPNACIQIKKKLIGDEDCLYLNVYTPQLPSSQNATLLPVMVFIYGGGFIVGRSTPDQRSPEFLLNKDVVLVVPNYRLGILGFFSTGDEVSPGNNLLKDLAEALRWTQRNIKYFGGDPNKVTLFGGSSGAACVRLLTLSPLTKGLFHQFMTHSTPQLYPPVPEPYSVAATRATKLGEYLGCPTNTSTTLVNCLMTFNGSYLYDTDVLLRDVRTARPTVWYPVVEPDVEGALFTDTPANIIANGEQHDLPWVVVVTKGEGIVVTAVYYDRPDLFQQFLDNVDSYLISFLRHDVWSADVDAQTAALKSRYLNDLTADRKLLLHNLTDIVTDYEFIYHIYNEAKQHANNPAYKSPVYFCTFDYRGTFSKSYMFSNGNAENWGAAHGDELIYLLPEPKENLALPGSEFTETDMRVVDTMVELWTSFAINGLPTTAALNDNAIWEPFSSDEKYLQIGNDSDPGIQLKSGFHEERMKFWENFFAARK, from the exons ATGTTTGTATGTAAAATTGGCTCGCGCTCGTGCTGTTATATAGCAGCCGCGTGTCTGCTGGTGGCTCTTTTGCTAATCGCTTTCCTGACAATCTTTGGTGTTATTCCAATTGAAAATGGGGACATTCCCGCTGGCGAGGATTGGATGCGTCCGGAAACGACGATACCGCAAGGAAGACTTCGAGGTATAAATATGGTCACACACCTTGGCAGAAGATTCTCTGCCTTCATTGGAGTTCCGTTTGCCGAGCCACCGATTGGAGATCTCAG GTTTAAACAAGCCGTACCGGCGGGTCCTTGGAACGGGACTCTAGATACCAGCCGCATGCCTAACGCATGTATTCAGATCAAGAAAAAGCTCATAGGGGATGAGGACTGCCTCTATCTCAATGTCTATACGCCGCAG CTTCCTAGTAGCCAAAATGCTACGTTACTGCCAGTGATGGTCTTCATCTATGGTGGAGGATTCATTGTTGGAAGGAGCACTCCTGACCAACGCAGTCCAGAATTTCTTCTTAATAAAGACGTGGTTCTCGTAGTTCCGAACTATCGTTTGGGAATACTAGGATTTTTCAGTACCGGCGACGAAGTATCGCCGGGAAATAATTTACTGAAAGATCTAGCTGAAGCTTTGAGATGGACCCAACGAAACATCAAGTATTTCGGTGGTGATCCAAATAAAGTAACGCTCTTCGGTGGAAGTTCAGGCGCCGCCTGCGTTCGCCTTTTGACCTTATCTCCTTTAACAAAAG GACTCTTTCACCAATTCATGACACATAGTACACCGCAACTCTATCCTCCTGTTCCTGAACCGTATTCGGTGGCCGCCACGCGTGCCACAAAGCTGGGCGAATATCTTGGTTGTCCAACCAACACGTCAACCACCCTTGTTAACTGTCTGATGACTTTCAATGGGTCATACTTGTACGATACAGACGTGCTGTTGAGGGATGTAAGGACGGCCAGGCCTACTGTTTGGTATCCTGTAGTCGAACCTGACGTAGAAGGTGCACTTTTTACGGATACTCCAGCGAATATCATTGCCAATGGAGAACAGCATGATTTGCCGTGGGTGGTCGTTGTAACCAAGGGAGAAGGAATTGTTGTAACTGCAG TGTACTATGATAGGCCAGACTTGTTCCAGCAATTTTTAGACAACGTTGACTCTTACTTAATCAGCTTCTTGAGACACGACGTTTGGTCAGCCGATGTAGATGCCCAAACTGCTGCTCTAAAGTCTCGTTACTTGAACGATCTAACTGCAGACAGAAAATTG CTACTACACAATTTGACTGACATCGTAACCGATTACGAGTTCATCTACCATATTTACAACGAGGCCAAACAACATGCAAACAACCCTGCTTACAAGAGTCCCGTATACTTTTGCACTTTTGACTACCGAGGCACTTTCAGCAAAAGCTATATGTTTAGTAATGGTAACGCGGAGAATTGGGGTGCGGCGCATGGAGACGAGCTGATTTACCTCCTTCCTGAACCAAAGGAAAACTTAGCGCTACCAGGCTCTGAATTTACTGAGACTGATATGAGAGTGGTCGACACTATGGTGGAGCTATGGACATCGTTTGCTATCAACGG GTTGCCGACTACTGCAGCTCTCAATGACAACGCGATTTGGGAACCATTCTCATCAGACGAAAAATATCTTCAGATCGGTAATGACAGCGATCCTGGAATTCAGCTTAAAAGTGGTTTTCACGAAGAGCGAATGAAGTTTTGGGAAAATTTCTTCGCTGCTAGAAAGTAG